The nucleotide window TCTGTAGAACGTACACGGCTGATCGGTTTGGCTTCACGGAGTACGTGAACCAGTACGAACGCATGCTGGAAGGTGTCTTAGCCGGCGATTAGCTTCTCAAACACCGCTTCGTAGCCCTTTACCATGCTTTCAATGGAAAAGTTTTCTTCTGCGCGCTTGCGGCAGGCAGCGCGATCAATGGTATGAATGCGCTTAATAGCCTCGGCCGCCTCCTCTACTGAATGAACATAGATCCCTGTTTTCTCAGGGACAACCAGCTCTTCCACTGAGCCGCGTGGAATGGCGATGACCGGCGTGCCGCAAGCCATGGCTTCTGCCATGAACAAGCCAAAAGGTTCGTCCCATTGGATAAGCGCCATAAGCCCCTTGGCGTTTTTAAGCAGCTCAACCTTGCCGGCGTGGTCCACTTCGCCCAGGAACTTAATTTGCTCGCCATCAATGAGAGGCTCGATTTCCGTCTTAAAGTATTCCTGGTCCACTGCGTCCACCTTGGCGGCCATAACTAGCCTCTCGCCAGCTAACAGGGCTGCTTGAATGGCCTGCTTTGGACCCTTCTCAGGTGACATCCGGCCTAGGAATGCCAGGTATTCACCAGGAGTGCCGACATATTCAAAACGCTTCACGTCGATACCGTTATACACGGTAGCCTCAATAGGAAGCTCCGGCATCTTTTTGCGCTGGTCGTTGGAGATGCTTACAAACTTAGAATCTGGATACTCCTCAAAGACGCGCTTGCCGTAGGAAGAATCCAAAGGGCCGTGCAGCGTAGTGACGGTTGGTGCCTGATAGGTGTTTTGGAAGGGAAGCCAGCGCCAACCAATGTGATTGTGGACGATATCAAATTGCTCATCGGCCAAAATCTCTTCAAGGGCGCGGCCAATGGCCACGTACTTGAATGCTTCACGTAGCTTTGAATCGCTGGGATCGGGTGCAAGCACCCGGACAGGCTCTGGGAAAACGGCGTGAAGTGTGCCGGAAGTCTTGGAATCGCCTGTGGCAAACAAGTGGACTTCGTGACCGTTTTTCACCAGGCCTTCCACAAGGTTGTACGCCACTAATTCAGTCCCACCGTATTTGACTGGCGGGACCGATTCTTCAACAGGAACGACAACGGCTATTTTCATCGCGGTGTGGTGGTGTTGATGAGGTTCACGTACTGGGCTTCCATTTTCTCAGCGACGACGCCCCAAGTAAATTTGTTCGGGATGACATTTTCTGCAAAGTTCTTTGCCTTGAGGCGGTATACCTGCGGTTTTGCCAACACGGTAGAAAGGGCAACGCTGAGGGAATCGGCGCGGCGCGGCGGGACAAGGTATCCACTCTCGTCACTCACCGTATACTGCAAACCGCCAACGCGGGAAGCAATGACGGGACAATGGCAGGCAAAGGCCTCCAATGGTACCTGTCCAAAAGGCTCGTAATAGGATGGCACTACACAGACATCTGCGGCGGAGTAGTAGTTCTTCATTTCTGAACGATCCTTACTACCCGTAAAGGTAATGTACTGCGCCACTCCCTGCTTTTCTGCCAACTCTTTCAAGCGTAGGTATTCTTTTTTGTCACTACCTGAAATGCGCCCAACAATAAGGACCTGTAGCTCGCCTTCTTTGTATTTGTTTTTCTTGATGAGATTGGGGATCGATGAAATGAGGGTGCCCACACCTTTGCGCCACTCCAAACGGCCTGCATACAAAATGACCGTTTTGTCCTGCGCTACGCCAATCTTCCGGCGCGCCAAAGCACGGCCTACGGGATAGATAAGCTTAGGGTTAATGCCAGGCGGGACCACTTCGATGCGTGCCTCGGTTGTATAGTGACGCTCCAGGTCACCCTGTTCGTTGTCACTGGTACAAATGACCAAGTCGGCTTCGTCGGCAAGCGTCTGCTCCCAGGCAATACGGAACTTAAAGAATTCCGTGTCAGTGCGCTGTGGCTCAAACTTCTTCAAGGCGTGGTACCGGAGGTAACCCAAGGAGTGGTAGGTCATGACCAGTGGGATTTCCCATAGGACGGACAGCTTGCGCGCACTCCATCCAGACATCCAATAATGGGCATGGATGAGGTTGTACGTAAGCTTGTTCTCACGTTTGTACGCAATAATGTTGTCCACAAAC belongs to Verrucomicrobiia bacterium and includes:
- a CDS encoding glycosyltransferase family 4 protein gives rise to the protein MKIAVVVPVEESVPPVKYGGTELVAYNLVEGLVKNGHEVHLFATGDSKTSGTLHAVFPEPVRVLAPDPSDSKLREAFKYVAIGRALEEILADEQFDIVHNHIGWRWLPFQNTYQAPTVTTLHGPLDSSYGKRVFEEYPDSKFVSISNDQRKKMPELPIEATVYNGIDVKRFEYVGTPGEYLAFLGRMSPEKGPKQAIQAALLAGERLVMAAKVDAVDQEYFKTEIEPLIDGEQIKFLGEVDHAGKVELLKNAKGLMALIQWDEPFGLFMAEAMACGTPVIAIPRGSVEELVVPEKTGIYVHSVEEAAEAIKRIHTIDRAACRKRAEENFSIESMVKGYEAVFEKLIAG
- a CDS encoding glycosyltransferase; translation: MSLKPLRKGRIMMISEHADPVASPSARESGGQNVYVNHLARELGRLGWEVDVYTRWDSKTKIQVVNFAPRVRVIRIKSGPKRYVARDHLFQHLPEFVDNIIAYKRENKLTYNLIHAHYWMSGWSARKLSVLWEIPLVMTYHSLGYLRYHALKKFEPQRTDTEFFKFRIAWEQTLADEADLVICTSDNEQGDLERHYTTEARIEVVPPGINPKLIYPVGRALARRKIGVAQDKTVILYAGRLEWRKGVGTLISSIPNLIKKNKYKEGELQVLIVGRISGSDKKEYLRLKELAEKQGVAQYITFTGSKDRSEMKNYYSAADVCVVPSYYEPFGQVPLEAFACHCPVIASRVGGLQYTVSDESGYLVPPRRADSLSVALSTVLAKPQVYRLKAKNFAENVIPNKFTWGVVAEKMEAQYVNLINTTTPR